One genomic segment of Thermodesulfobacterium sp. TA1 includes these proteins:
- the hisS gene encoding histidine--tRNA ligase, with protein sequence MRLQAVRGFKDWLPEDFVKYEYLIDKARFWCKLFNFKEIKIPILEKTELFVRSIGEVTDIVQKETYSFEDRNKEWLTLRPEATAGICRMLIEHGLYVRPKPLKFFTIGPMFRHERPQKGRLREFYQIDLEVFSDLNPYLEAEVLALALNILKSPLSEVSERLNDLYTLELNTLGCPECRPKYREVLLSFLKQHKEGLCETCKGRIDRNPLRVLDCKNEGCRQVVSESPLITEFLCEACKAHFLELREALQFLGIEYSLNPRLVRGLDYYVRTIFEVKAKGLGAQDTVCAGGRYDYLLKELGGPELPAIGFAIGLERWAISVFGDEEKQGLLDPKSLANKLCPELYLIFLGKPLIKQGIILSQKLREKGIRCEVTYEEKSLKAQLKNADKLGAKHVLLLGEKEWEEKKVVFRDLRQSTQKEIGFENLEDLADKVFKEIKGWI encoded by the coding sequence ATGAGACTGCAGGCAGTAAGAGGTTTTAAAGACTGGTTGCCAGAGGATTTTGTAAAGTACGAATATTTAATAGATAAGGCACGCTTTTGGTGTAAACTTTTTAACTTTAAAGAGATAAAAATACCTATTCTTGAAAAAACCGAGCTTTTTGTAAGGTCGATAGGAGAGGTTACAGATATAGTCCAAAAGGAAACCTATTCTTTTGAGGACAGAAATAAAGAGTGGCTCACTTTACGTCCTGAAGCCACGGCTGGTATCTGCCGGATGTTGATAGAGCATGGACTTTATGTAAGGCCTAAGCCTTTAAAGTTTTTTACCATAGGTCCTATGTTTAGGCATGAGCGTCCTCAAAAAGGTAGGTTGAGAGAGTTTTATCAGATAGACCTTGAGGTTTTTTCAGACCTAAATCCTTATTTAGAGGCTGAGGTTCTTGCTTTAGCCTTAAACATTTTAAAAAGTCCTTTGTCTGAGGTTTCTGAGAGGTTAAACGACCTTTATACTTTGGAGTTAAACACCCTCGGTTGTCCTGAGTGTAGACCCAAATACAGGGAGGTTTTGTTATCTTTTCTAAAGCAACATAAAGAAGGACTTTGTGAAACCTGTAAGGGAAGGATAGACAGAAACCCTTTAAGGGTGCTTGATTGTAAAAATGAAGGGTGTAGGCAGGTAGTTTCTGAAAGTCCTTTGATTACAGAGTTTTTATGTGAGGCTTGTAAAGCTCATTTCTTAGAACTTAGAGAAGCCTTACAGTTTTTAGGAATAGAATATTCTTTAAATCCCAGGTTAGTAAGAGGTTTAGATTATTACGTAAGGACTATTTTTGAGGTTAAGGCTAAAGGCTTAGGGGCTCAAGATACGGTTTGTGCAGGTGGTAGGTATGATTATTTATTGAAAGAGCTGGGTGGGCCTGAACTTCCGGCCATAGGGTTTGCTATAGGCCTTGAGAGATGGGCTATTTCTGTTTTTGGGGATGAGGAAAAGCAAGGTCTTCTTGACCCAAAGTCTTTGGCAAATAAGCTTTGTCCTGAGCTGTATTTAATTTTTTTGGGTAAGCCCTTGATTAAACAAGGGATTATTCTTTCTCAGAAACTTAGAGAAAAAGGTATAAGGTGCGAAGTTACTTATGAAGAAAAATCACTTAAAGCCCAGCTTAAAAATGCAGATAAACTGGGAGCTAAGCATGTTTTGCTTTTAGGAGAAAAAGAGTGGGAGGAGAAAAAGGTCGTTTTTAGAGATTTGAGACAGAGTACACAAAAAGAGATAGGTTTTGAAAACTTAGAAGACCTGGCAGACAAGGTGTTTAAAGAGATAAAAGGATGGATTTAA
- the feoB gene encoding ferrous iron transport protein B — protein sequence MKTIRVALVGNPNVGKTSILNHLVRSNLKIGNWSGVTVEKKEGKTFFQDYEVYFIDLPGVYTLEQAVSEDEKVAVEFLLSGEYDVILNVVETPKIERDLYLTCQLLDLGKPMVLALNMIDEAQKLGISIDIERLSELLKVRVIKTIGRTGEGVKDLLPAVVEAYEKKTIPFQISYPQEIEERLKTLSFSEEEPLTKFERLRLLEKQYPELTDLIKDKRLSLTRGVAKEVVKRKLIPKENFTETLDRILLHPVFGFLFFFLIMYLFFKISFDFSKPIIDWIDGFLQDFLAPLCYQFLEGLGVSEFFRDFIANAFFGGVGVVLSFLPLVAVMYFFLTLLETSGYLPRVSFLMDRFTHKIGLHGQSVIPLILGLGCNVPAILATRTFQETKDKLLVMAMIPFISCPARLVVFSFFAFTFFQNPVGLIFGLYLLGIVFSVLTGFVLRKTLLKKELSHFVMDLPPYRMPAWKTVFNITKVYVKEFIYRAGTVIFAVSLLVWLLLNLPFGEKNIENTYAAKLGKALSYVLSPIGLGDWRISTSVVSGFLAREAILSNLGVIVSEEKEKAFERIDPKEKAKEQFLKLGEALKQSFASFLSFFPSSFSVEEEEVGLKERIKGLIDFRQALSLLVFVLIYNSCAATVITMAREGNLRFALGFLVYSFVLAWWISFLVFRLV from the coding sequence ATGAAAACGATAAGGGTAGCCTTGGTAGGTAATCCTAACGTAGGAAAAACAAGTATTTTAAACCATTTGGTAAGGTCTAACCTCAAGATAGGCAACTGGTCTGGGGTAACCGTTGAGAAAAAAGAGGGGAAAACTTTTTTTCAAGACTATGAGGTTTATTTTATAGACCTTCCTGGGGTTTATACTTTAGAGCAGGCGGTTTCTGAGGATGAAAAAGTAGCGGTTGAATTTTTGCTTTCAGGAGAGTATGACGTTATCCTTAACGTAGTAGAAACCCCAAAAATAGAAAGAGACCTTTATCTTACCTGTCAGCTTTTAGACCTGGGTAAACCTATGGTATTAGCCCTTAATATGATAGATGAGGCCCAAAAGTTAGGGATTTCTATAGACATAGAAAGGTTGTCAGAGCTCTTAAAGGTTAGGGTGATAAAGACCATAGGTAGGACAGGAGAGGGGGTAAAGGACCTTTTACCTGCGGTGGTTGAGGCTTATGAAAAAAAGACCATACCTTTTCAAATTTCTTATCCTCAAGAAATAGAAGAAAGGCTTAAAACCTTAAGCTTTTCCGAAGAAGAACCTTTAACCAAGTTTGAGAGGCTACGTTTGCTGGAAAAGCAATATCCAGAGCTAACGGATTTGATAAAAGACAAAAGGCTTAGTTTGACAAGAGGGGTGGCTAAAGAGGTAGTTAAACGCAAACTTATCCCAAAAGAAAATTTTACAGAAACTTTAGATCGGATTTTACTGCACCCGGTTTTTGGTTTTTTGTTTTTTTTCCTAATTATGTATCTTTTTTTTAAAATCTCTTTTGATTTTTCTAAGCCTATCATAGACTGGATAGACGGATTTTTACAAGACTTTTTGGCTCCTCTTTGTTATCAATTTTTGGAAGGGTTGGGGGTTTCAGAGTTTTTCAGAGATTTTATAGCTAATGCGTTTTTTGGTGGGGTAGGGGTGGTGCTTTCTTTTTTACCTTTGGTTGCGGTGATGTATTTCTTTTTAACCCTTCTTGAAACTTCAGGCTATCTTCCGAGGGTTTCCTTTTTGATGGATAGGTTTACCCATAAGATAGGGCTTCATGGACAAAGTGTTATTCCTCTTATCTTAGGGCTTGGGTGTAATGTACCTGCTATACTTGCAACCAGGACTTTTCAAGAAACTAAAGATAAACTACTGGTTATGGCTATGATTCCCTTTATTTCTTGTCCTGCAAGATTGGTGGTTTTTTCTTTCTTTGCCTTTACCTTTTTTCAAAACCCTGTGGGGCTTATTTTTGGGTTGTATCTTCTGGGTATTGTTTTTTCAGTATTAACAGGGTTTGTTTTAAGAAAAACCCTTTTGAAAAAAGAGTTATCTCATTTTGTGATGGACCTTCCTCCTTATAGGATGCCTGCTTGGAAGACTGTGTTTAACATAACCAAGGTTTATGTTAAAGAATTTATCTATAGGGCTGGGACGGTTATCTTTGCGGTTTCTCTTTTGGTGTGGTTGCTTTTAAACCTTCCTTTTGGAGAGAAAAACATAGAAAATACCTATGCAGCAAAGCTTGGCAAGGCTCTAAGCTATGTCCTTTCTCCTATAGGGCTTGGAGATTGGAGGATAAGCACTTCTGTCGTTTCTGGATTTTTAGCCAGAGAGGCTATTTTAAGTAATTTAGGGGTTATAGTTTCTGAAGAAAAGGAAAAAGCCTTTGAAAGGATAGACCCAAAAGAGAAGGCTAAAGAACAGTTTTTAAAATTAGGAGAGGCTTTAAAGCAAAGTTTTGCTTCCTTTTTAAGCTTTTTTCCTTCTTCTTTTTCGGTAGAAGAAGAGGAAGTAGGGCTTAAAGAAAGGATAAAAGGCCTTATAGATTTTAGGCAGGCTCTTTCTTTGTTGGTTTTTGTGTTGATTTACAACTCTTGTGCGGCAACGGTTATCACGATGGCAAGAGAAGGTAATCTTAGGTTTGCTTTAGGGTTTTTAGTCTACAGTTTTGTTTTAGCATGGTGGATTAGCTTTCTTGTTTTTAGATTAGTTTAA
- the csm2 gene encoding type III-A CRISPR-associated protein Csm2, translating to MTQSKFRNNQSFNQRQNLDRRQQENTQPLPEIKFWENKKEGLVNPLLFSDIAYQCSEIISKDTKRNKRSQLRKFYDEILLFYDRLKVTKESFPQFLPYIKLLRAKAYYSLGRKHINDAFKDMIEKCLNQIETWEDFEVFKNFFEAFMGFYRYHRKDD from the coding sequence ATGACTCAAAGTAAATTTAGAAACAATCAAAGTTTCAATCAAAGACAGAACTTAGACAGAAGGCAACAAGAAAATACCCAACCGTTGCCTGAAATAAAATTTTGGGAAAACAAAAAAGAAGGATTGGTAAACCCTTTACTTTTTTCTGATATAGCCTACCAATGTTCTGAAATTATTAGTAAAGATACAAAACGCAATAAACGGTCTCAATTACGTAAGTTCTATGATGAAATTTTATTATTTTACGACCGTTTAAAGGTAACAAAAGAAAGTTTTCCTCAATTTTTACCTTATATAAAATTACTGAGAGCTAAAGCTTACTATTCCTTAGGAAGAAAACATATAAACGACGCCTTTAAAGACATGATAGAAAAATGTCTAAATCAAATTGAAACTTGGGAAGATTTTGAAGTGTTTAAAAACTTCTTTGAGGCTTTTATGGGATTTTATCGTTATCATAGAAAGGATGATTAA
- the cas10 gene encoding type III-A CRISPR-associated protein Cas10/Csm1 codes for MKDPILYKTILAALLHDLGKVYQRTGEKLPAEFLEKNRDLYQPSYSGYYTHNHVLYTAKFIEDLKEFIPNYFLQKENADYSLINLAAKHHKPESIWQLIISEADQLSSGYERRRFIEETNPEKGETSADVPLLSLFEDVSLDNKWKEGKLENYKFAYNLDKLKPESIFPTDRIGKMVSKEKYKNIWENFIQKFKQLSSQKGRPELWLESLNTLMLEYFLFVPSATVGISSTNKFEKIPTDISLYDHAYFTASLASTLYLYHTKTNTLSESHVQNRKEEKFLFIEGNFYGIQKFIFASGGETRKWAAKILRGRSFMVSLYTELVADYLLRELGLPFVNLLFSAAGKFLLLVPNIEEIKTKLKELELKINDWFYDHYFGEASIGLVYTEAKPEELLYENGYNNLMKRLGRKSEEKKYQKFDLLRYGGVIKNYFEKFSGAGVCKICDKRPAEIQEKFIKDEQEEIIHVCRLCNDHKKLGESLVKKKYILVFTEKNKNMLNSIPIFNKYWITFEDNPDVIRGLLSEKGLIHIWDLSLPKDKKENNKDIFAKKFINAYVPYDEESKEILTLEELAKKSLTKGDDNKIYGIEALGVIKADVDNLGTIFYRGLPESKRTFSRYLTLSRMLNLFFAYYLPYLCQTQYKLIYNVFSGGDDLFFIGPWKECYAFALKVNELFKKYVCNNSAFTISAGYVLTKPNLPIIELAEKTENALSQAKKDGKNRLNIFRKSISWEDIPELENLKDYLISLCSNQKEILSRSYLYKLNQILEMVEEAKRMISMADKNTNSKIDLKELENLLWPSLFYYFTVRNFDKKRLLKKEERAQKMEDFIIKIKNALEKHGEAFRLPLWQILYSTRRAGYDSK; via the coding sequence ATGAAAGATCCAATCCTTTATAAAACCATTTTAGCTGCACTACTTCATGACTTAGGTAAAGTTTATCAAAGAACAGGAGAAAAATTGCCCGCTGAATTTTTAGAAAAAAATCGTGACTTATATCAGCCTAGTTATAGTGGATATTACACCCACAACCATGTGCTATATACTGCTAAATTTATAGAAGATTTAAAAGAATTTATCCCCAATTATTTTTTACAAAAAGAAAACGCAGATTATTCGCTTATTAACTTAGCTGCTAAACATCATAAACCTGAGTCAATTTGGCAATTAATCATTAGTGAAGCCGATCAATTAAGTAGTGGATACGAAAGGAGAAGGTTTATAGAAGAAACCAATCCTGAAAAAGGAGAAACCTCAGCAGATGTCCCACTCCTAAGTCTTTTTGAGGATGTTAGTTTAGACAATAAATGGAAAGAAGGGAAATTAGAGAACTACAAATTTGCCTACAACCTTGATAAATTAAAACCTGAAAGTATTTTCCCAACCGATAGAATTGGGAAGATGGTTTCCAAAGAAAAATATAAAAATATCTGGGAAAACTTCATCCAAAAATTCAAACAGCTTTCTTCTCAAAAAGGTAGGCCTGAACTTTGGTTAGAAAGTTTAAATACTTTGATGTTAGAATATTTTTTATTTGTGCCTTCGGCAACGGTTGGAATCTCCTCTACTAATAAGTTCGAGAAAATCCCAACTGACATCTCGCTTTATGATCATGCTTATTTCACCGCAAGCCTTGCCTCAACGTTATATTTATATCATACAAAAACCAACACCCTTTCAGAAAGTCATGTCCAAAATAGAAAAGAAGAAAAATTTCTATTTATAGAAGGCAATTTCTATGGTATCCAAAAATTTATTTTTGCCTCTGGAGGAGAAACAAGAAAATGGGCTGCCAAAATTTTAAGAGGCCGCTCTTTTATGGTATCTCTTTACACAGAATTAGTAGCTGATTACCTTTTGAGAGAATTAGGTTTGCCTTTTGTCAATTTACTTTTTTCTGCTGCCGGCAAATTTTTACTTTTAGTCCCTAATATAGAAGAAATAAAAACTAAACTTAAAGAATTAGAGCTAAAAATCAACGATTGGTTTTACGACCATTATTTTGGAGAAGCCTCCATAGGTTTAGTATATACAGAGGCTAAACCTGAAGAGTTATTATATGAAAATGGATACAATAACCTCATGAAACGTTTAGGTCGCAAATCCGAAGAAAAGAAGTACCAAAAATTTGACCTTTTAAGATATGGTGGCGTGATAAAAAATTATTTTGAAAAATTTTCAGGAGCAGGTGTTTGTAAGATTTGTGATAAGAGACCTGCTGAAATTCAAGAAAAATTCATAAAAGATGAACAAGAGGAAATTATTCACGTTTGTCGTTTATGTAATGACCATAAAAAATTAGGTGAGTCTTTAGTAAAAAAGAAATATATCTTAGTTTTTACTGAAAAAAATAAAAACATGTTAAATTCTATTCCTATTTTTAATAAATACTGGATAACCTTTGAAGACAACCCTGATGTTATTCGAGGTTTACTCTCAGAAAAAGGCCTTATTCATATCTGGGATTTATCTTTACCTAAGGATAAAAAAGAAAACAATAAAGACATCTTTGCTAAAAAGTTTATTAATGCTTATGTACCCTACGATGAAGAAAGCAAAGAAATTTTAACCTTAGAGGAACTTGCTAAAAAATCATTAACCAAAGGGGACGATAATAAGATTTACGGAATAGAAGCACTTGGAGTAATTAAAGCAGATGTAGATAATCTGGGAACAATTTTCTATCGCGGACTGCCTGAAAGCAAACGTACTTTTTCTCGTTATTTAACTCTATCTCGTATGTTAAACCTATTCTTTGCCTATTATTTACCTTATCTTTGTCAAACCCAATACAAATTAATATATAATGTATTCTCCGGAGGAGACGACCTATTTTTTATAGGCCCATGGAAAGAGTGCTATGCTTTTGCTTTAAAAGTTAACGAGCTTTTTAAGAAGTATGTTTGTAATAATTCTGCTTTTACCATATCAGCCGGATATGTTCTTACCAAACCTAACCTCCCGATTATTGAACTTGCAGAAAAAACAGAAAACGCACTTTCCCAAGCCAAAAAAGATGGGAAAAATAGATTAAACATTTTTAGAAAAAGTATATCCTGGGAAGACATTCCCGAGTTAGAAAATCTCAAAGATTATCTTATATCTCTTTGTAGCAACCAAAAAGAAATTTTGAGTAGAAGTTATTTGTACAAACTCAACCAAATCCTTGAAATGGTTGAAGAAGCTAAAAGAATGATAAGTATGGCAGATAAAAACACAAATTCAAAGATTGACTTAAAGGAGTTAGAAAATCTTTTATGGCCGAGTTTATTTTATTATTTTACTGTCAGAAATTTTGATAAAAAAAGGTTATTAAAAAAAGAGGAAAGAGCACAAAAGATGGAAGATTTTATAATAAAAATTAAAAACGCTTTAGAAAAACACGGAGAGGCTTTTAGATTGCCTCTCTGGCAAATACTATACTCTACAAGGAGGGCAGGATATGACTCAAAGTAA
- a CDS encoding SAVED domain-containing protein has product MFRFEVFEEDHLLKFLWQGLLDEYIEDLFLRWDLFSPKIQFELIHYVKTRLKDVISPKIIARALNIKNSDAQKILTAKEKIFEVLLVEKEVEKAKISVKPYKGLAIPETSKIITNLPELRSPLLTIKKFLGTSFAVFFETYFTGKSFMLPLAVALSIAKIPEDLRFTGALNSKGDLLEVDHIKEKLNYTKQNNLRLITPLQVKHFNAIKTYLENDRWDIPFYVTSSGKEEFNMFLNSYTGTKVLAEFEILKGLELFYNLQEDNFYIITGQLNSKEDWEKTCKTFAEKIDRIKTCLPGIKTYHLGLRGPVSLGFAFGVLFSHFDPFVFYHYQTIEGETKYHPIKVEEPRFFKERLKVYQYLKPSFEKKGEDLVIVLNFSHHEPTADVKKYVSSILREPSFLILETEFKGNLPIETFREVAKEAASFIQDVREKYSFNSYHFFFSCPVVVAFMIGLAFGHYVDGQIYNFQKGENLYQPVIDFKFLRKIREKRSD; this is encoded by the coding sequence ATGTTCAGGTTTGAAGTCTTTGAAGAGGATCATCTTTTAAAGTTTCTTTGGCAGGGTCTGCTTGATGAATACATAGAGGATTTATTTTTAAGGTGGGACCTTTTTTCTCCTAAAATCCAATTTGAGTTAATACATTATGTAAAGACACGTTTAAAGGATGTTATTAGCCCCAAAATTATAGCTCGCGCCCTAAATATAAAAAACTCTGATGCCCAAAAAATACTTACAGCTAAAGAAAAAATCTTTGAAGTCTTGCTTGTAGAAAAAGAGGTAGAAAAGGCTAAAATTTCAGTAAAACCCTATAAAGGTTTGGCTATTCCTGAAACCTCTAAAATCATAACCAACCTTCCTGAATTAAGAAGTCCTCTATTAACGATAAAAAAATTTTTAGGAACAAGTTTTGCGGTTTTTTTTGAAACCTATTTTACCGGGAAAAGTTTTATGCTTCCTTTAGCGGTAGCACTTTCTATAGCTAAAATTCCAGAAGATTTAAGGTTTACAGGTGCTTTAAATTCCAAAGGAGACCTTTTAGAGGTAGACCACATTAAAGAAAAATTAAATTACACTAAACAAAATAACCTTAGACTAATAACTCCATTACAAGTAAAACATTTTAACGCCATTAAAACCTATCTTGAAAACGATAGATGGGATATTCCTTTTTATGTAACCTCATCAGGAAAAGAAGAGTTTAATATGTTTTTAAATTCCTATACAGGGACTAAAGTTTTAGCTGAGTTTGAAATCTTAAAAGGTCTTGAACTTTTTTATAATCTTCAAGAAGACAATTTTTATATAATCACAGGACAACTTAACTCTAAAGAAGACTGGGAAAAAACCTGTAAAACTTTTGCTGAAAAAATAGACCGTATAAAAACCTGCTTGCCTGGTATAAAAACCTATCATTTAGGCTTAAGAGGGCCTGTTTCCCTTGGTTTTGCTTTTGGGGTTCTTTTTTCTCATTTTGACCCCTTTGTTTTTTATCATTATCAAACGATAGAAGGAGAAACTAAATACCATCCTATAAAGGTCGAAGAGCCAAGATTCTTTAAAGAAAGGCTAAAGGTTTATCAATACTTAAAACCTTCTTTTGAAAAAAAGGGAGAAGATTTAGTGATTGTGCTCAACTTTTCTCACCATGAACCAACCGCAGATGTTAAAAAGTATGTTTCCTCAATTTTAAGAGAGCCATCTTTTCTTATTCTTGAAACGGAGTTTAAAGGAAATTTACCGATAGAAACTTTTCGTGAAGTGGCAAAAGAAGCTGCAAGCTTTATCCAAGATGTCAGAGAAAAATATTCTTTTAATAGTTATCACTTTTTCTTCTCATGTCCTGTTGTTGTAGCTTTTATGATAGGGCTTGCCTTTGGTCATTATGTAGATGGCCAGATTTACAACTTTCAAAAAGGTGAAAATTTATATCAACCGGTTATCGATTTTAAATTTTTAAGAAAAATTAGAGAAAAAAGGTCAGATTAG
- a CDS encoding FAD-dependent oxidoreductase, whose amino-acid sequence MRVLVIGAVACGTRAACRLKRLRPDAEILMIDQDQYISYGGCGMPYYLTGDVSHIDELRRTTFHAIRDERFFKEAKGIEVLTRVKAEEIDRKKKTVKVRWLDTGKTEEIVYDKLVIATGTKPKIPPIPGVELEGVHTLSNLHDAIKIKEKLVKGEVKSPLVIGAGFIGLEVVEAFGESWGLPVTLLEYFPQVLPRLIDPVLSKIVENHLRTKGVKVVLNARIKEIVGEGGKVVGVRTEDSFYPADLVLLATGVIPNTDLAKQAGLLVSPITGGIVVNERMQTSDPDIYAGGDCVEVLHLITGKKMLMPQGSLANKQGRVIGTNLAGGYAKFRGTIGAFILKCFDMAIGGCGISLGVAKAEGFVDATYALNIQHERAHFFSIGCSYYHLVFDKGTAKVLGFQSIGPYTDGTLARVHAMSALLLERPSIQDVVELELAYSPPFNTALDPINMTGHVAENLIFERFTPIEWDEVLKRLKEKDPSLLIVDVRTPEEAKEMVQKYPNWINIPYQIAREKIKDLPKDKDLVVVCSVGTRSYEVVRWLKAEGYERVFMPMGGVVLAKSWGEDIR is encoded by the coding sequence ATGCGTGTTTTGGTAATAGGGGCTGTAGCTTGTGGAACCAGGGCAGCTTGTAGGCTTAAGAGGTTGCGTCCAGACGCAGAAATCTTGATGATAGATCAAGACCAGTATATTTCTTATGGCGGATGTGGTATGCCCTATTATCTTACTGGAGATGTGTCTCATATAGATGAGCTGAGAAGAACCACCTTTCATGCCATAAGAGACGAACGTTTTTTTAAAGAAGCTAAAGGTATAGAGGTTTTAACCAGGGTCAAGGCAGAGGAAATAGACCGAAAGAAAAAAACCGTTAAGGTAAGATGGTTAGATACAGGAAAAACTGAAGAGATAGTTTATGATAAATTGGTGATAGCTACCGGCACCAAACCTAAAATTCCTCCTATTCCAGGGGTTGAGCTTGAGGGGGTGCATACCCTTTCTAACCTTCATGATGCGATAAAAATTAAAGAGAAGCTGGTAAAAGGAGAGGTAAAAAGCCCTTTAGTCATAGGGGCTGGTTTTATAGGGCTTGAGGTGGTAGAGGCTTTTGGGGAATCCTGGGGGCTTCCGGTAACTTTATTAGAATATTTTCCCCAGGTTTTGCCAAGGCTTATAGACCCTGTTCTTTCAAAAATTGTAGAAAATCATTTAAGGACAAAAGGGGTCAAAGTGGTTTTAAACGCACGGATTAAAGAAATAGTGGGAGAAGGAGGCAAGGTAGTCGGGGTTAGAACAGAAGACAGTTTTTATCCAGCAGACTTGGTGCTTTTAGCTACAGGAGTAATCCCGAATACAGACTTGGCTAAGCAGGCAGGACTTTTGGTTTCTCCTATTACTGGGGGGATAGTGGTTAATGAGAGGATGCAAACTTCAGACCCAGATATCTATGCAGGCGGAGACTGTGTAGAGGTATTACATCTTATTACCGGAAAAAAGATGCTTATGCCTCAAGGGTCATTAGCTAATAAGCAAGGGAGGGTTATCGGAACTAACCTCGCAGGAGGATATGCTAAGTTTAGAGGGACGATAGGAGCTTTTATTTTAAAATGTTTTGATATGGCTATAGGGGGCTGTGGGATTAGTTTGGGGGTAGCCAAGGCAGAAGGTTTTGTAGATGCCACCTATGCCCTTAACATCCAGCACGAAAGAGCTCATTTCTTTTCTATAGGTTGTTCTTATTATCATCTGGTTTTTGATAAAGGAACCGCTAAGGTTTTAGGTTTCCAATCAATAGGTCCTTACACAGATGGCACTTTAGCAAGGGTGCATGCTATGTCAGCATTACTTTTAGAAAGACCTTCAATCCAAGATGTAGTAGAGCTTGAGCTTGCATACTCTCCACCTTTTAACACCGCCCTTGACCCGATTAATATGACAGGGCATGTAGCGGAAAATTTGATTTTTGAAAGGTTTACCCCTATAGAATGGGATGAAGTATTGAAAAGGCTTAAGGAAAAAGATCCAAGCTTGTTGATAGTAGATGTTAGGACCCCAGAAGAAGCCAAAGAGATGGTTCAGAAATATCCAAATTGGATTAACATTCCTTATCAAATCGCACGAGAGAAGATAAAAGACCTTCCCAAGGATAAAGATTTGGTAGTGGTTTGTAGTGTAGGGACAAGGTCTTATGAAGTGGTAAGATGGTTAAAAGCTGAGGGATATGAAAGGGTTTTTATGCCGATGGGAGGGGTGGTTCTTGCTAAATCATGGGGGGAAGATATTAGATGA
- a CDS encoding Xaa-Pro peptidase family protein: MEEEIKERLAKVRAQFENWGVEGFLFSSQANVFYLSNFRSTNAYVLLTKEEAWFLTDPRYYEKAQKELTGWEVVEIKGDTLKFLRDAIRRIGIKRLGFEKDKVSCAFKEGLRTRGVKLVGMFEPLSQLRMIKSKKELEVLKEGVKKTDELFYKTLQEIKNFLSDGLVFTELTLRGVLVSHLFSLGGKGESFPAIIAFGKNSSVPHWETSESSLSKEGVLLLDFGMMWKGYATDFTRTVYLGDPPAEFKKLYTILRDAWWLGFEKVRVGERIAEIDRVIREYLGEKGLAKYFIHATGHGIGVEVHEAPRVVYTADPNLRIEEGMVFTIEPGIYFPNNFGIRLENMVFVEEGRGKVVSEVPLDLIII; encoded by the coding sequence ATGGAAGAAGAAATAAAGGAAAGGTTGGCAAAAGTTCGGGCACAGTTTGAAAATTGGGGGGTAGAAGGGTTTCTTTTCTCCTCGCAAGCCAATGTATTTTATCTTTCTAATTTTAGGTCAACTAATGCTTATGTCTTGTTAACTAAGGAAGAGGCTTGGTTTTTGACTGACCCGCGCTACTATGAAAAAGCACAAAAGGAGCTTACAGGTTGGGAGGTTGTTGAGATAAAAGGGGACACACTAAAATTTCTAAGAGATGCTATCCGAAGGATAGGGATTAAAAGGTTAGGTTTTGAAAAGGACAAGGTAAGCTGTGCCTTTAAAGAGGGGCTTAGAACCAGAGGTGTTAAACTGGTGGGGATGTTTGAGCCTTTAAGCCAGCTAAGGATGATAAAGTCTAAAAAGGAGCTTGAGGTTTTAAAAGAAGGGGTAAAAAAGACAGATGAGTTGTTTTATAAAACCTTACAAGAGATAAAAAATTTCTTATCGGATGGGCTTGTTTTTACAGAGCTTACCTTAAGAGGGGTTTTGGTTTCTCATCTTTTTTCCTTAGGGGGAAAAGGAGAAAGTTTCCCTGCGATCATAGCTTTTGGTAAAAACAGCTCTGTTCCTCATTGGGAGACCTCGGAAAGTTCCCTTTCTAAGGAAGGGGTTTTGCTTTTAGACTTTGGGATGATGTGGAAAGGATATGCCACCGATTTTACCCGTACGGTTTACTTAGGAGACCCTCCGGCTGAATTTAAAAAACTTTATACTATACTTAGAGATGCTTGGTGGTTGGGTTTTGAGAAAGTAAGGGTAGGAGAAAGGATTGCTGAGATAGACCGGGTGATAAGAGAATATTTAGGGGAAAAAGGGCTTGCTAAGTATTTTATTCATGCTACTGGGCATGGGATAGGGGTTGAGGTGCACGAGGCACCAAGGGTGGTTTATACTGCAGATCCAAACTTAAGGATAGAAGAAGGGATGGTTTTTACGATAGAGCCAGGGATTTATTTTCCTAATAACTTTGGTATAAGGCTTGAAAACATGGTTTTTGTAGAAGAAGGAAGAGGAAAGGTAGTTTCTGAGGTCCCTTTAGATTTAATAATTATATAA